The following coding sequences are from one Capsicum annuum cultivar UCD-10X-F1 chromosome 3, UCD10Xv1.1, whole genome shotgun sequence window:
- the LOC107866279 gene encoding uncharacterized protein LOC107866279: MNNRITPANPNFLSANQKIEIEFINGTIVQECKGPFSTIAFSNNFVSFEDEQLQLMGKTLDILKIFVSSKLFTRGKNRREIVLMNEKKFWARLHIHHYNMDRSHF, translated from the exons ATGAACAACCGCATTACTCCTGCCAATCCTAATTTTCTATCTGCCAACCAGAAAATTGAGATTGAATTCATCAACGGCACCATTGTTCAAGAATGCAAAGGTCCTTTTTCTACCATtgctttttcaaataattttgttTCGTTTGAAGATGAACAATTGCAATTGATGGGAAAAACTTTAG atattttaaaaatatttgtgagtTCTAAGCTCTTCACAAGAGGAAAAAATCGAAGAGAGATAGTACTTATGAATGAAAA GAAATTTTGGGCTAGGCTCCACATCCATCACTACAATATGGATAGATCCCACTTTTGA
- the LOC124896700 gene encoding uncharacterized protein LOC124896700: MSKQSGGPKLIQKAKLIIWDEEPISSHLAIKTVDRSFRDILDINEPFSGKVIVFEGDFRQVLPVIPKSTRAKMVNSNLVKSYLWRHMERIKFTRKVRARTDPSFSEFLLRMGNGEEPTIRDDLVFLPKELVTQNASSSTGEDTLVEQIFLSMDKNVSCAKYMTERAILANRNEYVDQLNEMLIFRFPCKSRIFLSFDSA, encoded by the coding sequence ATGTCAAAGCAAAGCGGTGGACCTAAATTGATTCAAAAAGCCAAGCTAATTATTTGGGACGAAGAGCCTATATCCAGCCATCTGGCAATTAAAACAGTTGATAGGAGCTTCAGAGATATACTGGACATTAATGAACCATTTAGTGGAAAAGTAATAGTTTTTGAAGGAGATTTTCGTCAAGTACTTCCAGTAATTCCAAAATCTACAAGAGCTAAAATGGTAAATTCAAATTTGGTAAAATCATACTTATGGCGTCACATGGAAAGGATTAAGTTTACAAGAAAGGTGAGAGCAAGAACAGATCCATCTTTCAGTGAATTCTTACTGCGTATGGGTAATGGGGAGGAGCCTACAATAAGAGATGATTTGGTATTTCTTCCAAAAGAATTGGTTACTCAAAATGCGAGTAGTAGTACTGGTGAAGATACATTAGTAGAACAAATATTTCTGTCGATGGATAAAAATGTAAGTTGTGCAAAATACATGACAGAACGGGCTATCCTAGCAAACAGAAATGAATACGTCGATCAACTAAATGAAATGTTAATTTTTAGATTTCCATGTAAAAGTAGAATATTTCTGAGTTTTGACTCTGCATAA